The genomic stretch gtcttcattagacagtcgaatttcatcacgataatattgaaatgacggttgagttaaagcatacccagcattcacaaccttcttgcgaagattcttatcttttatagcacgcatgaagttttgtgcaatgtgtctgatatagtagacatgtgtagaaggaggatcatgccatccgttgtcatggttgttgtaggcactctcaatggcagcatgtctatcagaaatcaaacatagattggcttgtggagcgacatgcgttctgagatgtcgaagaaagaaaccccatccaccagccgtttcaccttcaacaagagcaaaggcaatgggaaatacattgttgttaccgtcttgtgcaactgctatgagcaaagtacccttgtattttccgtataaccaagtgccatcaatttgcaagagaggtttgcagaaagcgaaacctttgatgcacgggtcaaatgcccaaaagagacggtgaaatattctattacctgtagcacaggttccgtctggcatcattgctggcactgtctccataattgccacagttcctgggacataagtttttagtgcccataaaaaccgtggtaattccttgaatgaatcctcccagttgccgaaaacctgttcaacagactttgtcctcgcaatccatgatttcttgtaagatggagtataattatatgttgttcggatatgggatataattatactcaccttcactgatgggtctttatttaccaatggcagaatgtcttgacatatcaaagttgtgctcagtttacggtgatcttgttcaacgttagttgcaacgcaactgtgcggtgggtctattgaagcgatctcccaagagtcatttttcttcttgtaagatgtagccaaacgaaacttacaaagcatgttacgacattcgataacataccttctagaatcagtgcgtttcactgtaaagtcagcaaaattgttcatgtggaattttttgattgccaagacacattcttctttggtacgaaacatgtctcccacctttaattcgcctactggtctcggatacggattatagaagacactgtcggatgtttcatcgtcgtgaagatccatatttgtcatatgttgaggaggattgtaggcatgactaggaggtattggtggtggttgagcatcatcttcatcgtcgttgttcaggatgtgatcaacttgtatctcggtctcctcttcttcttcatcaacaacgtcgacttctacttctgcttctgggttgagttcatctagccattgtgcatcatctgcagcatcttcaccagctgcatcctgatcggttagttgagactgttgagacagtatacatggttgtagagtaatgtacaactcgatacaatccatgcctgaatgttcatgactaagaaacaggttttcaacatcttcatcgtctcgtaccttaagggggaaaaacttgcattgaccattctcaaaaaatataggattttgatatatgatctttgacacaatacctggtcctataaaggattgtattctttttttcaaatgcaaaaagattgcatttctcttgatcgtgattctaatggtatcagtgtttctaaaacaaaaaccatgaagctcagactcaaaagtttcaccgttgcagtgaacgttgacactgtataatgatgaagatgacattttggagatgaaaactattttgcaagtgcagatgaatgtgagtgaaatgtcttggatgttgatagtaagacacttaaatagatggtatcagtgtctcacatgctagctagttttgagatgatgtgtcggacattgaagctagtctgagataatgtgtcaagcatgcaagccagttctgagatgatgtgtctgtcatgcaagacagtgtgagttgatgtgtcaagcatgctagctagtcatgagatgatgtgtctgtcatgcaagacagtgtgagttgatgtgtcaagcatgctagctagtcatgagatgatgtgtctgtcatgcaagacaggCATGAGTTGATGTgtcataaaaaatccaaatgatgcaaaatttatgtccaaattcattgtcatggaatgatctacaactttcatgttggaggttttgcCATTTGAAGtttttttaagggagtcgccaattgaattggcgcctcctcttaaaattacacataggcgccaattggattgactagggcacctgccctagccaatccaattggcgcctcggagtcgccaattcaattggcgacacCTCCTAAAAGTGGGATAGATTGAAATTTTTTTTGAAACATGGTGTATTTTAAGAATTTTTTCAaaaaactgggttatctcggtaaaagAAAACCACCAAAATGGTTTCAACTAATATCGCTAAAACCAAACATAAAATCGAAAATGTATATAGAGGACCGAAGAAAAAGTAATCAAAACGCACGAGCTCAAAAGAACTCTGAACAAATCATAATTCTTCTGAAGCTGAAGTTCTACTCCACAAGGGTCTTTACTGTGCCTGCTAAGTTCAAACCCTAAAGCTTCCTTCTCAATCTCTTCACATTCCTCTGAGCCTGAGTTCTCGTCAATCCTCATCGTTCAATCTTCCACCTCGTTATACACGTATATAATTTCGTTCTTTTTGTACCATTTTTATATGTTTTCGTTTTCTTAAACAATTTATCCGATGCATATTTTGAATTTGTTATAATCTACTTAAAACAATGAAATTCAAGTTCTATTAATGTTAGGGTTCCGTTTGGGAACAAATTCCTATGATTAAAGCTCAATTTTGTTTGTGGcattaatatatattttttgtttttaggtttttcttTCAGTGATTCAGCAGAAAATAGAATTTCTAGATTCGCATTTGGTATTTCGTATTGGGAATTTGTATAGCAAACTTGGGATCTCATGGAGGCTGACAGGTATTCTTCAAAACCAGCTATACTTATGTCTGTCACATTAGCATTAGCATATGTGCATCAGAATGTTTTATCGTTCATACTGTCACTGTGAATTTGAGTGCTATAACCTATGAAGCACGAAACCGGAAACACGACACCAACACTGACACGTCACACCGGCAATGATTTGAAAAATTAAAGATAATCGCATGTGTCGGTGTCGGTTTCGGACACTGACACACGCACTTTTTTTCAGAGGTGTCAGTGCTAAAGAGGTTATAACTGATCATTCATTAAGATAATAGTTATTTGATAATATTTTGTATTAATTAGTGTATTGTGGAACAATAATGATTTGTTCAAAATCCGCTATACTATAGCTCTATAGTGTTCACAAAACAATGGATTAAACATGTTTTGGTATTTAGTGGAAAGTTAGTTGTACTATCACAATCGCACGAGCTGAACTGAACCCATAGTGGTTAAGAGAATTGAATGATTTTCTTTTTTTTATGCTCTAATTTGTTGTGTTATATAAACATTCCTTTCATAATGCTCATGAATGTCTTACCAGATTAAATACCCCAACCACCTTTGAGATGCCATTGGAGGTGTTTGGTCACGAATTGCAATTTGCTCAGGTATTGTAATGTTTTTTAAACTGTTAATTCGAGAGTGGACATTGCTTTGTGGAAAGTGTTCTTTTCTGCTATAGGTCAATGGAACTTGAATGCTGCAATTTTAATGCAAACAAATTAGTGCACAGCTAGTAGAATAACGCTGAGTTAATGTTGTATAGGTATGGCTTCCTTTAAGAGTTTGTTTGAATTGACTTGTCTAAACCGGGCCTAAGTAATGAAAATGTCAACTTATTCACCTACTTCATGTAATCCAAGGGAGTATTTAGTTTCAGATGAAACACTACTGGGAGTCAGTTTATTTATAACTAATAGGAGATGCTCCTCTCAATTTACCGAAAGGTTGTATCCAAAATCTTATTGCATAATAATGAGGGGATAATTTGAGTTGGATGACAATATATTCACAGGTGCACAAAGGCTTTCAATGTGCAGTGAAGACTTTAAGTTTCTGCTTAATTAGAAAGTGTTTTAAAAATCTTTGGGAATATTAGGAGTACTGAAATTTTTTGAAATCATGATTGACCAAAAGACATGTGCCTTGTTCTGTCATTGCTTCAACTTATAGGCATTCAGATGATATATGATTTTATAGAAGACCGgtattttttaatttaatttaataacTTCCTATAAAGTCTGACAGTTTTATTTTGAATAGGACCCCAATTCTAAGCACCACGGAACTACAGTATGGGATGCATCACTTGTTTTTGCCAAGTTTCTTGTAAGTTGAATATCTTCCTCAAATGCTCGGGAAAGTCTTGACATTTTTTCATGAATGAATTTGTTAGATCTTAAGTTGCTTTTTTACATAATGATATAGTTTATTTGGTTTACTCTTTAGATTATCAATTATTAAAGCATATATAATGCATGCCTTATAATTTTGAGGTGTACATGAAGATGAAGTAAAGTGATAAAGTTAAAAACCTAGATGTCCATATAATAATCACAGAATTTGCTACTGTGACCAGAGAGCCGCGAATTGATTTGCAAGAACTTGTTCGCGGTACTTTTGCGAATTGGTTTGTCCAAATTTGTACACAATTCACAAAGCATGGAAATAGCTCGGAAAAAAACCGGTCTCAAAACCACTTAACTGGGTAAAGGACGCCACACTAATAATTTGTAATAGCACTATATAAGTATATATCCATATCCAAAGCACGTTGCTGTTTCTTTTATGCTGCTCTTTTATAGATAATCTTGCTCCTATTGCTCACAAACTTTAGAAGTTGGATTATGCTAGCTTGTTGGGTTGACAGCTTAAGCTAGAAGGACTTCTGTTAAGCTGTCAACATTTTCAGTGCATGTGGAACTATTCTTATCCCATTGTTGTTAGCTGTTGTGTTTagtttattttatattttatgatAATTGTTAAATTGATAATAAATTAGTAATAATTCCTTTAATATCAGCATAATTGATTAAGCAATGTGTAATAAACTTCAAATTTAGTCAATTTCTTTAATTATATCTTCATGTTTAGACTCTTATTTTTGTCTTTTAATATTTCAAGTTTATTTATATTGAGATTTAATATTTTACAGTATGCACTTTATTGTTTTTAACTAGACTAAATGAAAAAAACATTAATAACATACTGCTTAAAATTTTATAATGTACCACAAAGCCAAATAGTGTACCAACTTGTACCATGTTCCACAAACCCAAATAATGTACCTATTTGTACCATGTAACCCAAACCCAAATAATGTACCGACTTGTACCATGTACCAAAGAGAACTGCTAACCAGGTGACTATAGTCACAATATAGATAAGCCTTGGACTTATTTTGGATAGTGTACATgaataaaatttattaaaaagTATATACACCTTTTATCACCCATAGTTTTTGTGCTTCCAAGAAGCACAGAGTGCATTGAGAAAAGTGGTAAGTTATATGACCTGAATTGAAACCTAAAAGAAAACACACACTCTCTCTTCTTTGGGTTAGATCCTTTGAAACTGGGTTAGGTCATGAAGTTCCTTAGATATTTCATTGACTTTATATTACCTTGTAATTTTTTAACCTCATATTATTGTTATTCCTTATAGTGCATCTTATATCCTTTAGGAACGGAATTGCAGAAAAGGAAGGTTTTCCCCCGCCAAACTTAAAGGAAAACGTGTAATAGAACTAGGGGCTGGTTGTGGTGTTTCTGGGTTTGGTGTGTTTTTTCGAATCCTTACTATAAAATTGTGTATTAAATTAGTCAACTGTGCCTAAATGCACTCATTGGTCAAACTTGATCTGAGCTATACATACCCTATTTTATTACTCTCTTTGCAGGCATGGCTTTACTCGGTTGCAATGTTACAGTGACAGACCAAGAGGAGGTTTTGCCATTGTTACAAAGAAACGTCGATCGTAATACTTCAAGGGTCATGCAAAAGAATCCTGGTTTAGTTTTAAACTTATAAACCATCCTTTTTAGCATATGGACTTGCTACTCATTTATTTATGTTGAAGTATTTCAATTGAATGTTGTTGAAACTTGCCATTGTGTTTATTCATTTGTGATTGTGTTTTGTGGATTTGAGTTATGGCAGTATTAGTATCTCACTCAAAAATCTTCTGCTTCTAGATTCATTTGGTTCAATCAAGGTTTCGGTGCTTCAATGGGGAGATGAGAGTCACATTAAGGATGTTGGTCCTCCATTTGATTACATTATTGGCACTGACGTTGTAAGTGTTGAAAAGTAGAGTTAATAAACTAACTCACCTGACAAATTATAAATTGTCATTTATATGTTATTCTGTTCTAAGTGGAACATCATCCTACTTTTTGTTTTACTTTATTTCCTTGAAGGTTTATGCAGAACATCTATTGGAGCCTCTGTTGCAGACAATACTTGCTTTATCTGGACCTAGGACTACTATTGTGGTATGTGATTCAACTTTTTATACTTAAATTATGCCCTTCCTTTGTATAGTTGAATTGGATATACTGatttgttttatttgttttgaaattgtaTACGAAGTTGGGTTATGAGATCCGTTCCACCAGTGTCCACGAGAAGATGCTTCAGATGTGGAAAAAACACTTTAACGTGAAGACTGTTTCAAAATCAAAGGTATGCTATATGTTCTTTCAACATCATATACATGCCCTGGACTAGTAACATTGTTTTCTAACATATTAACAAATAGGTGAGTTTGGTTCTGATAGAGACTTGGGTATTACGGAGTGTCCAAGCCCACATCTAGTGGTATAAGATGCTCGGTTTAGTATTTAAGTGGGCCAATTCTTCTACCTTGCTTGCTAGCTTTTAAGGATGGGTTATGAGTGCTTAAATACTTATCAATTGGCATCAGACTTGGTTGCTGGTGGCTCAGAAAGAGCTACCTACAGAGGGTTCACTGAAAGGTCAAGTAAAGCATCATAGAGTGCAGCCGCAGAGACGTCAGCTCTCAAAGGCAGTGCTATGTTAGTGACTTGGTATTACAGGGTGCTAAAGTCCCACACCAAGTAGTATGGGATGCTCGATGTAGTAATTAAATAGCTTGGTTCTTCCCCTTTATAGCTAGCTTTTAAGGGTAGGTTTCCTAAGTGCCTAGATACTTATCAAGTTCCTACATGAAACATCACTTAATCCTCACTTTGTGCACCCCTTTGATAACTAGCTTTTAAGAGTAAGTTCGGTAAGTGCTTAGATACTTATCAAGCTTCTACTTCACTTTGTGCAGATGGATGAAACATTTCAACATCCAAGCATTCAACTATATATTCTGGGATTAAAACATTCAGCAGAGAACTCAGGTCAAGCTGCTGCTGAAAAAGTTGATGTTGAAACTGGTGTTAAAGATAAAAACACCGAGGAGAGTACTGTAGTAGAAGGAGCTGGTCTTATTGAAGAAAACACTGAGGATCATAGTAATTCAATTCCCCCAAATGCAAACCTTAGTGAGTGGGAGGCCAGAAGGTATGGCTCAATGGCTGCAAGGATTCTTCGAGATGTTAAAATATCATGATATCGAGAGTTGGTTTAAGAACAGTGGTCCGGTTAGACGTTTTGTCTTAGTGTTCACCTTTATATGACTCATCTTTTATCAGGATCACTAGCTGGATTCCGATCTTTCTGCCGTTGAAGTTTGAGTGTGGCAATGATGTATTTTGCCAGAACTTGAAAGCATTCGCATAATGGTTGGCAACTGCATCATCAAGTTGAGGTCTACCGAACATGTATGGGATTGTCTTTTTAAAATTAGGCATGTAGTTTGGATTAATATGATTCTTTAGAAATGAGAGTTTATCCAATAAAAAGTGTATGATTTTTAACTAGCAAAATTGTTATTTTAAATTATCGGCGTTCACAGAGCAGTTGAATAagatttaaaaaataaaataattgacGTACTAAGTTAACTTTAACTTATGATTGAGAAATTGATTTGGATTACTACTTTCTCTGTTCCTTTTTAAGTgttattttttgattttttataCATATCAAGAAAgttaatcattattgttacttttcaaataataatttttgttttacctataatacccttaattatttattacattcattttactttttctttCTATGTAATAATTATCTAGGGTTAAAGAAATggacacttaaaaaggaacggagggagtatttCTAATCCATATTTATCTGCATTAAATGTCATTTCACGTGTCTGGTATACCCATATAATAAACTGAAACTTCAGTAGTGTTAGAGGGCCTAATACCATACTCATCTGCATTGGATGAACATCTACAAAGATTAATATATAGAGGAGCGGTAAGAATAGTCGATTTAACTTACTCTCTAAAAATACTCTCATGATTGGATGACAAACCAATTTCGGTTTGTTGGGCTGTCCGTTTTGTCCGTATTTTTTTTTGGGACGGATTAATATCCTCTAGTATGTCTAATCTGTCTCGCTCCGTTTTTCTGTGAGCTTTTGCGGACGCGGGTATTAACATGAAAATTTACAATTTTAAACTTAAAAGATGTAACGACCGCGGGTCCGTTTCGCCTAGCACTTTTTTTTTGGCGGGACAAGGTTTTAGGCCTGCACCCTTAACAAAGCCCTCTCTATCCTTTATTTTTGTGAACTTTTGTGGGACGAGTCTAAATGAGACGGGTTTAAAGGAGACTT from Lathyrus oleraceus cultivar Zhongwan6 chromosome 7, CAAS_Psat_ZW6_1.0, whole genome shotgun sequence encodes the following:
- the LOC127105090 gene encoding uncharacterized protein LOC127105090, with translation MEADRLNTPTTFEMPLEVFGHELQFAQDPNSKHHGTTVWDASLVFAKFLERNCRKGRFSPAKLKGKRVIELGAGCGVSGFGMALLGCNVTVTDQEEVLPLLQRNVDRNTSRVMQKNPDSFGSIKVSVLQWGDESHIKDVGPPFDYIIGTDVVYAEHLLEPLLQTILALSGPRTTIVLGYEIRSTSVHEKMLQMWKKHFNVKTVSKSKMDETFQHPSIQLYILGLKHSAENSGQAAAEKVDVETGVKDKNTEESTVVEGAGLIEENTEDHSNSIPPNANLSEWEARRYGSMAARILRDVKIS